From Alienimonas californiensis, a single genomic window includes:
- a CDS encoding NAD(P)/FAD-dependent oxidoreductase has translation MAPPQADTAVPVTLNGRGPVPLTHSPEGRHRVVVIGGGFAGMNVVRGLRKADVDVTLIDRRNHHLFQPLLYQVATGSLSPANIAAPLRGMFDRQSNTTVLLGEAVGFDMDRRVVQLCGKNNPTTAGGPEDEIPYDTLIVASGSTHSYFGRDEWAPYAPGLKTIEDAIEIRRRILLAFEEAEREPDPDQRAAWMTFVLVGGGPTGVELAGSIAEIARNTLKNDFRRIDPSDARIVIADGGPRVLSSYDEELSRYAARDLREMGVEIITDTRVTDVTATEVTLSPEDRSPSYTLQARTVVWCAGVRASRLGKRLAAATGCPADREGRVKVERNLTVPGRPEIFVLGDLAHFDHAPEDSKGGWSEQGGGKGTTPLPGVAQVAMQQGKHTAKTLRRRLRGLPDESFEYTDLGTMAVIGRGAAVADLFGRYHATGGFAWLMWLAIHVMYIVGYQSRLLVMIQWAYHYVTMDRGARLITGQTLPVSFPAETKEDGENPLTARLNAAPPQPDPHGVSDATEAAERVLEATLPAATRTPAPAGSAAVGAQR, from the coding sequence ATGGCCCCCCCGCAAGCCGACACCGCCGTCCCCGTCACTCTCAACGGTCGCGGCCCCGTTCCGCTGACGCATTCCCCCGAGGGCCGCCACCGCGTGGTGGTCATCGGCGGGGGCTTCGCGGGGATGAACGTCGTCCGCGGGCTGCGGAAGGCGGACGTGGACGTCACGCTGATCGACCGCCGCAACCATCACCTGTTCCAACCCCTGCTGTACCAAGTGGCGACGGGCAGTCTGAGCCCCGCCAACATTGCCGCCCCACTGCGGGGAATGTTCGACCGGCAGAGCAACACCACGGTGCTGCTGGGCGAGGCGGTCGGCTTCGACATGGACCGCCGCGTCGTGCAACTCTGCGGCAAGAACAACCCCACCACCGCCGGCGGGCCGGAGGACGAGATCCCCTACGACACGCTGATCGTCGCCTCCGGCAGCACGCACAGCTATTTCGGTCGGGACGAGTGGGCGCCGTACGCCCCGGGGCTCAAGACGATCGAGGACGCGATCGAGATCCGCCGCCGCATCCTGCTGGCCTTCGAGGAGGCGGAGCGCGAGCCGGACCCGGACCAACGGGCCGCCTGGATGACGTTCGTGCTGGTCGGCGGCGGCCCGACCGGCGTGGAACTGGCCGGCAGTATCGCGGAGATCGCCCGCAACACCCTGAAAAACGACTTCCGCCGCATCGATCCCTCCGACGCCCGCATCGTGATCGCGGACGGCGGCCCGCGGGTGCTGAGCTCCTACGACGAAGAGCTGAGCCGCTACGCCGCCCGCGATCTGCGGGAGATGGGGGTGGAAATTATCACCGACACCCGCGTCACCGACGTGACCGCCACGGAGGTGACGCTCAGCCCGGAGGATCGTTCGCCCTCCTATACGTTGCAGGCCCGCACGGTGGTCTGGTGCGCGGGGGTCCGGGCCAGCCGGCTGGGCAAACGGCTCGCCGCGGCGACCGGCTGCCCCGCCGACCGCGAAGGTCGGGTGAAGGTCGAGCGGAACCTCACCGTCCCGGGGCGTCCGGAGATCTTCGTCCTCGGCGACCTGGCTCACTTCGATCACGCCCCGGAAGATTCCAAAGGCGGCTGGAGCGAACAGGGCGGCGGGAAGGGGACGACCCCGCTGCCGGGCGTGGCCCAGGTGGCGATGCAGCAGGGCAAGCACACCGCCAAAACGCTGCGGCGCCGTCTCCGCGGACTGCCGGACGAATCGTTCGAGTACACGGATCTCGGCACGATGGCCGTCATCGGCCGCGGCGCCGCGGTGGCCGATCTGTTCGGCCGCTACCACGCCACCGGCGGGTTCGCCTGGCTGATGTGGCTGGCGATCCACGTGATGTACATCGTCGGCTATCAGAGCCGGCTACTGGTCATGATCCAGTGGGCCTACCACTACGTGACGATGGACCGCGGCGCCCGCCTGATCACCGGCCAGACGCTGCCGGTGAGCTTTCCGGCCGAGACGAAGGAGGACGGCGAGAATCCGCTGACGGCCCGGTTGAACGCCGCCCCGCCGCAGCCGGACCCGCACGGCGTCTCCGACGCCACCGAAGCCGCAGAACGGGTCTTGGAAGCGACGCTGCCGGCCGCGACCCGCACCCCCGCCCCCGCCGGCAGCGCCGCCGTCGGGGCGCAGCGGTAA
- a CDS encoding divalent metal cation transporter: MSAAPPPPAPAGSPSEAGDVRAARSAATPFSPDGELALDEPLVKPVGGEAIEREREMLREINSRSLPGRLAGYVRLSGPGWLQSALTLGGGSLAGGLYLGVIAGFGLLWLQPVAMILGICMLSAIGYVTLSTGLRPFRAINQHVNPALGWLWLAASGLANVVWALPQYSLATGALQQNLMPDLLGGGGELSDTTAKVIIAGVILVLSIAVTWSYGSGHWGVRVYEVMLKVVVGLIVACFIAVVARLAIAGELDWGAVFAGFVPDLGAIFRPAPAMQALVDALPDAASRDYWSNVIVGSQRDKMMAAFATAVGINMTFLLPYSMLGRGWGREHRGLGIFDLATGMFIPFFLATACVVIASASQFHGQPKADVRIDDAGYAALLEKPEGELTKSESAFLKNVDARGVERATLSEDERVLAAALVERDADALASSLTPVFGGGRFADVVFGLGVLGMACSTITLLMLVSGFVVCEVLNVPATGWYFRLGALLPCLGALGPFYWSGAAVYLAVPTSVFGLTLLPVAYLTFLLLMNRRELLGDAMPTGGKRIAVNLVLGTATLVAFFAAGWAIRDSTFLGMTFGWPGLIAVAVAFAVALAVGEVVKRRAAAAA; the protein is encoded by the coding sequence ATGAGCGCCGCCCCCCCGCCCCCCGCCCCCGCCGGTTCTCCCAGCGAGGCGGGCGACGTGCGCGCGGCGCGATCGGCGGCGACGCCCTTCTCCCCGGACGGCGAACTCGCGCTGGACGAACCGCTCGTCAAGCCGGTCGGCGGCGAGGCGATCGAACGCGAGCGGGAGATGCTCCGTGAGATCAACTCCCGGTCCCTGCCCGGCCGGCTGGCCGGTTATGTGCGACTGTCCGGCCCCGGCTGGCTGCAAAGCGCCCTGACGCTCGGCGGCGGCTCGCTGGCCGGCGGGTTGTACCTCGGCGTGATCGCCGGCTTCGGGCTGCTCTGGTTGCAGCCGGTCGCCATGATCCTGGGCATCTGCATGCTCTCGGCGATCGGCTACGTCACCCTGTCCACGGGCCTGCGGCCGTTCCGGGCGATCAATCAGCACGTCAACCCGGCCCTGGGCTGGCTGTGGCTGGCCGCCAGCGGGCTGGCGAACGTCGTCTGGGCCCTGCCGCAATATTCGTTGGCGACGGGTGCCCTCCAACAGAACCTGATGCCGGACCTGCTGGGCGGGGGCGGCGAGCTCTCGGACACCACGGCCAAGGTGATTATCGCCGGGGTGATCCTCGTGCTCTCGATCGCCGTCACCTGGAGCTACGGCAGCGGGCACTGGGGCGTGCGGGTCTACGAAGTGATGTTGAAGGTGGTGGTCGGCCTGATCGTGGCCTGCTTCATCGCCGTGGTGGCCCGGCTGGCGATCGCGGGCGAACTGGACTGGGGGGCGGTGTTCGCCGGGTTCGTACCGGACCTCGGAGCGATCTTCCGGCCGGCGCCGGCGATGCAGGCGCTCGTCGACGCCCTGCCGGACGCGGCCTCCCGGGACTACTGGTCGAACGTGATCGTCGGCAGTCAGCGGGACAAGATGATGGCCGCCTTCGCCACGGCGGTGGGCATCAACATGACCTTCCTGCTGCCCTACAGCATGCTCGGCCGCGGCTGGGGCCGGGAGCACCGCGGGCTGGGCATCTTCGACCTCGCCACCGGCATGTTCATCCCCTTCTTCCTGGCGACCGCCTGCGTGGTGATCGCCTCCGCCTCGCAGTTCCACGGACAGCCGAAGGCCGACGTACGCATCGACGACGCCGGCTACGCGGCTCTGCTGGAGAAACCGGAGGGCGAGCTGACCAAATCCGAGTCGGCGTTCTTGAAGAACGTGGACGCCCGCGGCGTCGAACGGGCGACGCTCTCCGAAGACGAGCGGGTGCTCGCCGCCGCGCTGGTGGAGCGGGACGCGGACGCCCTCGCCAGCAGCCTGACGCCGGTGTTCGGCGGCGGCCGGTTCGCCGACGTGGTGTTCGGCCTGGGCGTGTTGGGGATGGCGTGCAGCACGATCACCCTGCTGATGCTCGTCAGCGGGTTCGTCGTCTGCGAGGTGCTGAACGTGCCGGCGACCGGCTGGTACTTCCGGTTGGGCGCCCTGCTGCCGTGCCTCGGGGCCCTGGGGCCCTTCTACTGGAGCGGGGCGGCGGTCTATCTGGCCGTGCCGACCAGCGTGTTCGGCCTGACCCTGCTGCCGGTCGCCTACCTCACCTTCCTGTTGTTGATGAACCGCCGGGAACTGCTGGGCGACGCGATGCCGACCGGCGGCAAGCGGATCGCGGTGAACCTCGTGCTGGGCACGGCGACGCTGGTGGCGTTCTTCGCCGCCGGCTGGGCGATCCGGGACTCGACCTTCCTGGGCATGACGTTCGGCTGGCCGGGGCTGATCGCCGTCGCCGTCGCCTTCGCCGTGGCCCTCGCGGTGGGCGAGGTGGTGAAACGCCGCGCCGCCGCGGCCGCGTAG
- the sppA gene encoding signal peptide peptidase SppA, which translates to MLRPTPRRFSPAAFVSAALLALTAGVSSPALADDGDAKSKDVKPADAKPAIAKANVAHIKLTGSFPEAPQPEGPFGNLTQTLEKAKGRIEKAATDDRISAVLLEIDAPSVGFTKARSLRASIKAVRDAGKPVYAYFEDASTPGYLVACAADKVIAPESGGVMMVGLRAEVEFYKELFDDFQVQPEMLRVGKFKSAAEPYTRSSMSPEFREELTEVLGDIYANILATVAETRGMEQDAVDAAIDSGPHTALGAKAAGLIDEILYEDQIADLIKKDLNAGEVRVVEDYLKPKPKKYEGFSGLMDLLNDLSGETATSAAKGPKIAVIYALGPIISGKSVESPFTGAQSMGSETMIEAIDEAREDDDVKAVVLRVDSPGGSALASDLMWRALVRLKAEKPLIVSMGEVAGSGGYYIAMPGDTIIADPSTITGSIGVVGGKLAFGETFKRFGVTHDVVQFGDNAGTLSLLTPFDESEEAAMRKMLAEIYELFTKKAAEGREMDLEKLKELAGGRIYSGERAKELGLVDELGTLEDAIALAEQAAAKRFDDVDEGDELGRLNLPKPVNPFEALFENGLPGMIRMQQTAVAEAAVAAAVDALPEPLAGVAERLGTLETLAKERALVVMPFGLKVK; encoded by the coding sequence ATGCTCCGACCCACCCCCCGCCGGTTCTCGCCGGCCGCGTTCGTCTCCGCCGCCCTCCTCGCCCTGACGGCCGGCGTCTCCTCGCCCGCCCTGGCCGACGACGGCGACGCCAAATCGAAAGACGTCAAGCCGGCCGACGCCAAACCGGCGATCGCAAAGGCGAACGTCGCCCACATCAAACTGACCGGCTCCTTCCCCGAGGCCCCGCAGCCCGAAGGCCCCTTCGGCAACCTGACCCAGACGTTGGAGAAGGCGAAGGGCCGCATCGAGAAGGCGGCGACCGACGATCGCATCAGCGCCGTGCTGCTGGAGATCGACGCCCCGTCCGTCGGCTTCACCAAGGCCCGCAGCCTGCGGGCGAGCATCAAAGCCGTCCGCGACGCCGGCAAGCCGGTCTACGCCTACTTCGAGGACGCCTCCACCCCCGGCTACCTCGTCGCCTGCGCCGCCGATAAGGTCATCGCCCCCGAAAGCGGCGGCGTGATGATGGTCGGCCTGCGGGCGGAGGTGGAGTTCTATAAGGAGCTGTTCGACGACTTTCAGGTGCAGCCGGAGATGCTGCGCGTGGGCAAGTTCAAGAGCGCCGCCGAACCCTACACCCGCAGCTCGATGAGCCCGGAGTTCCGCGAGGAACTGACCGAGGTGCTCGGCGACATCTACGCCAACATCCTCGCCACCGTCGCCGAGACGCGGGGGATGGAGCAGGACGCCGTCGACGCCGCGATCGACAGCGGCCCGCACACCGCCCTCGGCGCCAAGGCCGCCGGTTTGATCGACGAGATCCTTTATGAGGATCAGATCGCCGACCTGATCAAGAAGGACCTCAACGCCGGCGAGGTGCGGGTCGTCGAGGACTACCTCAAGCCGAAGCCGAAGAAGTACGAGGGCTTCTCCGGCCTGATGGATTTGCTGAACGATCTATCCGGCGAGACGGCGACCTCCGCCGCCAAGGGTCCGAAGATCGCCGTGATCTACGCCCTCGGCCCGATTATCTCCGGCAAAAGCGTGGAGAGCCCGTTCACCGGCGCCCAGTCGATGGGCTCGGAAACGATGATCGAAGCGATCGACGAGGCTCGCGAGGACGACGACGTGAAGGCCGTCGTGCTGCGGGTCGACAGCCCCGGCGGCTCGGCGCTGGCCAGCGATTTAATGTGGCGGGCGCTGGTCCGACTGAAGGCCGAGAAGCCGCTGATCGTCTCCATGGGCGAGGTCGCCGGCAGCGGCGGGTATTACATCGCCATGCCCGGCGACACGATTATCGCTGACCCGTCCACGATCACCGGCTCGATCGGCGTGGTCGGCGGCAAGTTGGCCTTCGGGGAGACCTTCAAACGCTTCGGCGTGACCCACGACGTGGTGCAATTCGGCGACAACGCCGGCACCCTCTCGCTGCTCACCCCGTTCGACGAGTCCGAGGAAGCCGCGATGCGGAAGATGCTCGCGGAGATCTATGAACTCTTCACCAAAAAGGCTGCCGAGGGCCGCGAGATGGACCTCGAAAAGCTGAAGGAACTGGCCGGCGGCCGCATTTACAGCGGCGAGCGGGCAAAGGAACTCGGCTTGGTGGACGAACTCGGCACCTTAGAGGACGCGATCGCCCTCGCCGAGCAGGCCGCTGCGAAACGGTTCGACGACGTGGACGAGGGCGATGAATTAGGCCGGCTGAACCTGCCGAAGCCGGTCAACCCGTTCGAGGCCCTGTTTGAGAACGGCCTGCCCGGCATGATCCGGATGCAGCAGACCGCCGTCGCCGAGGCCGCCGTCGCCGCCGCCGTCGACGCCCTGCCGGAGCCGCTGGCCGGCGTCGCCGAACGCCTCGGTACGCTGGAAACCCTCGCCAAGGAGCGGGCCCTGGTCGTGATGCCCTTCGGGCTGAAGGTGAAGTAG
- a CDS encoding sugar phosphate isomerase/epimerase family protein produces MSGPSRRTFLASAAAASAAALAARPASGVAAEPLKRQADGPLFKLSLAAYSFNKMLPRGSKTDTEMDLYDVADYAASLGLPGVELTGYYFPQSVQDFEAGGEGEKYVRDLAHHCFANGLSVSGTAIGNDFALPPGDARDQQIAACKRWIDAASALGAPVIRIFAGKVPKGGDEKEAIARCAAGINECLPHAAAKGVHLALENHGGITATPKQMLSIIEQVDDSPYFGVNFDSGNFQTDDPYRDLAAIAPYAINAQIKVKVRPNGKHEDADLDRIVGILGDAGYRGWLVLEYEEGGDVKAEAAKWIDKLRAAIA; encoded by the coding sequence ATGTCCGGTCCCTCCCGCCGTACGTTCCTCGCGTCCGCGGCCGCCGCGTCGGCCGCCGCCCTCGCCGCGCGTCCGGCCTCCGGCGTCGCCGCCGAACCGCTGAAGCGCCAGGCGGACGGGCCGCTGTTCAAGCTGAGCCTCGCGGCGTACTCGTTCAACAAAATGCTGCCGCGCGGGAGCAAAACCGATACGGAAATGGACCTGTACGACGTCGCCGACTACGCGGCGTCGCTGGGCCTGCCCGGCGTGGAACTGACGGGGTACTACTTCCCGCAGAGCGTGCAGGACTTCGAGGCCGGCGGCGAGGGCGAGAAATACGTCCGCGACCTGGCCCACCACTGCTTCGCCAACGGTCTGAGCGTCTCCGGCACGGCGATCGGCAACGACTTCGCCCTGCCCCCCGGCGACGCCCGCGATCAGCAGATCGCCGCGTGCAAACGCTGGATCGACGCCGCCAGCGCCCTCGGGGCCCCGGTGATCCGCATCTTCGCCGGCAAGGTGCCGAAGGGCGGGGACGAGAAGGAGGCGATCGCCCGCTGCGCCGCCGGCATCAACGAATGCCTGCCGCACGCCGCGGCCAAGGGCGTGCACCTCGCCCTCGAGAACCACGGCGGCATCACCGCCACGCCGAAGCAGATGCTCTCCATCATCGAGCAGGTGGACGACAGCCCGTACTTCGGCGTGAACTTCGACAGCGGCAACTTCCAGACGGACGACCCCTACCGCGACCTCGCCGCGATCGCCCCGTACGCGATCAACGCCCAGATTAAGGTGAAGGTCCGCCCCAACGGCAAACATGAGGACGCGGACTTGGACCGGATCGTCGGCATCCTCGGCGACGCCGGCTACCGCGGCTGGCTGGTGCTGGAGTACGAGGAGGGCGGCGACGTGAAGGCCGAGGCCGCCAAGTGGATCGACAAGCTGCGGGCCGCGATCGCCTGA